AAGGCTCCGCTGTCGAGGATGAACTGCGCATCCTTGCCGTTGATCTGCGTCGCGACGAGCGGCCGCGCCCCCCACATCGATACCGGCAGCTCGATATACCGGGCGAGCTGGCAGGCGGCGTCCGCCGGCGCGGCGACGGCGAGGGCTGCGAACACGGTCGCGAGAGCGAGGCGCTGCGAGGGTCGGGGGCTCATCATCGCTCCGCAATCGTGATGCCGCAGGTGTGACAGCGGCGTGAGTCCGTTTCAATACGATGGCGGCCGGCGTTCATCTTCTCGTCGATTATCGACTAACATGCATCATCAACGGGATCTGGAGGATCGATCGATGCGCGCTTCACTCGCTCTGCTGATCGCGTTCTTGCCGGGGGCGGCCATGGCCCAGACACCGCCGGAGCTTTCCGATCTGGTCGGGGCGCGGGGCGCGGGCGGCGAAACCCAGCTGGAGGCGCGCGGCTATCGCAACATCCTCACCAATGCGGTGCGGGATACCAAATACAGCTTCTGGTGGAACGAGCGCCGTCGCCAGTGCATCTCGGTGGCCACCACCGAGGGGCGCTATGCCGCGATCCAGATCGTGCCGCCGGGCAATTGCGATGCCGTCGGTGATGAGGGCGCGCCGCCGCCACCTCCACCAGGTCACGCGGATCGCATCGATCTGGTCTGCATCGGATCGGGCAGCGGGCCGGCCGCACGGAGCGACTCCGGCTATCGCTACAACAGCAAGACCCGCAATCGGAATACGGCACCACGCTCGGCCGCGAGGGCTTCTCGTCCGATCTGGAGATACGGATAGACGGCGGCCTCGGCCGCGTCCGCCCGAGCGGCAAGCTCGTCTCACCGATCCATTCGGGCGGCACCGAAGGCTGGTGGCCGATCGAGAGGCTGATGGTGACGCCCGACCGGATCACCGGTTCCTATCGGATGAACGGCCTGAACACGCCGCGCCTCGATTATGACCGCCGCACGCGCATCGTCCGCATCCGCGCCGCCACCGAATTTACCGGGCGGTGCGAAGAACAATAGCTGGGCGATTGGCAATCCGTCCCGCCCACCCTATCGGCAGGGCATGACGACGCGCAGGCTGTTCGCGACGCTCTTTTCGGAGAGCGCGCTCGATGATCCCGTCTTGCTGGACGAATTGGAGCATAGCTGCCGCACGCTGGCGGAGGATGACGGCGCGGGCCGCGCCTGGTCGAAGGCGCACGGCTATCGCGGCTACACCTCCTATGCCTCGCTGAACGATCTGCCCCAGCGCGATCCCGTCTTCGGGGATCTGGTCAAGAAGCTGAACCGCCATGTCTCCGCCTTCGCCCGGGAATGCGCGTTCGCGCTCGCCCGGCCACCCAAGCTCGACAGCCTCTGGGTCAACGTGATGAAGCGCGGCGCGGTCCATTCGGGCCATATCCACCCGCACAGCATCATTTCGGGCACGATCTACGTCGCCGTTCCGCCGGGGTCGGGCGCGCTGAAACTCGAGGATCCGCGCCTCGCGATGCTGATGGCCGCGCCTACGCGCCTGCCTGATGGCGCGCCCGATCTGCAGCCCTTCGTCTATGCCGAGCCGACGCCCGGCGCGATCTTCCTGTGGGAAAGCTGGCTGCGGCACGAAGTGATGCCGAGCGAGGCGAAGGACGAGCGCATCTCGATCAGTTTCAACTATCGCTGATCGGCCGTGGCGAGGTCCTCCTTCCTGCCGCGCCTCGGCCTGCTGCCCGCAACGCGCCTGTCCTTCACCACGTCGGGCTATGCGATCTCGGCCTGGGCGCCGCTGATCCCGCATGTGAAGGAGCAGATCGGGCTTTCGGCGGGTGAGCTTGGCCTTACCCTGCTGGCGTTCGGCGCGGGATCGATGGTGATGATGCCGCTGGCGGGCGGGCTGATCGGACGCTTCGGCTGCCGCCGCCTGATCGAGATCGGTGGCGTCGGGATCGCCGTGATCCTGCCCTGCCTGGGCCTGATGCGCTCGGCGGTTCTGCTGGGGGCGGCCCTGTTCTGTTTCGGGCTGGCGATGGGGCTGCTCAGCTCCGCGCGCAACATCCACGGCATCGCTACCGAGCGCGCGCTGGGCCGCCGCCTGATGTCGGGCTTTCACGGCTTCTACAGCGTCGGCTGCGTGCTGGGCGCGGGCACGATGAGCATCCTGATGGGCCTCGGCGTGCCGCCGCCCGCTGCGGCCGCCGTGGTGGGCGCGATCATCATTCTCGCCATCATCCTGTCGGCGCCGCAGATCACGGACGAGCGCACCGCCTCCGGCCCGGCTTATGCGCCGCCGCGCGGGGTGGTGCTGGTGATCGGCCTGCTCTGCTTCGTCGTGTTCATGGCCGAGGGATCGGTGCTGGACTGGAGTGCCCTGCTGCTGACGGGACACTTCAGGCTGGACGGCGCGCGCGCGGGCCTCGGCTATGTCGCGTTCGCCACGATGATGACGATCGGCCGCCTCACCGGCGACCGTCTCGTCCGCCGGCTGGGCGACAGGATGATGCTGACGTGGAGCCCTGCGCTGGCGGCGGTGGGCTTCGTCGTCGCGACCTTGCCGGTTCACTGGACGCTGGCGGTGGCGGGCTTCGCGATGGTGGGCGCGGGCGCGGCCAATATCGTGCCCTTGCTCTACAGCGCGGTCGGCCGCCAGACCGTGATGCCCGCCAATCTCGCGCTCACCGCCGCCGGATCGATCGGCTTTGCCGGCATCCTGATCGGCCCCGCCGCGATCGGCTTCATCGCGCAGGCGACCAGCCTCGCGGCGGCTTTTCTCGTGCTGGCGGCGATGGTGGCGGTCGTCTCGCGCATCGCGCCGACGGTGCTGAAAAGCGCGGGCTGAGGTCGCGCTTGCCAGGCGAGTGAGCGAATGACTGACGGGGTAGAGAGTGGGCGATATATCCGATCGTCATCCCGGCCTTGATCCGGGATCCCGCTTTTCTTCTTCGGGGCGATCGAAGAAGCGGGACCCCGGATCAAGTCCGGGGTGACGAGCTTCAGTGTATCTTGGCAACCGAAGTGGAAGCCGTCGCCTTATCCGGCCGTCATCAGCAACTCCGGAGCCATCGTGCATCGCGCGCGATCCACGCCTCGCTTCCCCCCGAATCGCCTGCTAGACTCGCCGGATGCAGCCCAAGGATGACCCCCTCGATCAGATCGTCGATGCGCCGTTCGATAGCGCTCTCAGCGAGCGGTATCTCGTCTATGCGCTTTCCACGATCACGGCGCGGTCGCTGCCGGATGTGCGCGACGGGCTGAAGCCGGTCCATCGCCGCCTGCTCTGGGGCATGCGCCTGCTGCGGCTCGATCCCGCTTCCGGCTACAAGAAGTGCGCGCGCGTCGTGGGCGACGTGATGGGTAAGTATCACCCGCACGGCGATGCCTCGATCTACGATGCGATGGTCCGCCTCGCCCAGCCGTTCGCGCTGCGCTATCCGCTCGTCGACGGGCAGGGCAATTTCGGCAATATCGACGGCGATAACGCCGCCGCCATGCGCTATACCGAAGCGCGGCTGACGGCCGCCGCCATCCGCCTGATGGAGGGCCTCGACGAGCAGACCGTCGATTTCCGCCCGACCTACAATGGCGAGGAGGAGGAACCGGAGGTTCTTCCCGGCCTGTTCCCCAATCTGCTCGCCAATGGCGCGGCCGGCATCGCCGTCGGCATGGCCACCTCGATCCCCCCGCACAATGCGGCCGAGCTGCTGGACGCGGCCATCTTCCTGATCGATCGCCCCGAAAGCGATCCGCACGAGCTGATGCAGTTCGTGAAGGGGCCGGATCTGCCGACCGGGGGCATCATCGCGGACAGCCCGACGGCGATCGCCGAGGCCTATGCCACCGGGCGCGGCGGCTTCCGCGTCCGTGCACGCTTCTCCACCGGGCGCGACAAGGATGGCGCGTGGGAAGGCACGGGCATCGAGAAATTGTCGGGCGGCACCTGGCAGCTCGTCATCTCCGAAATCCCTTACGGCGTGGCGAAATCGAAGCTGATCGAGCAGATCGCCCAGCTGATCGCGGACAAGAAGCTGCCGATCCTCGCCGACGTGCGCGACGAGAGCGACGAGCAGATCCGCATCGTGATCGAGCCGCGCGCGCGCACCGTCGATCCGCAGGTGCTGATCGACAGCCTTTATCGGCTGACCGAGCTGGAGACGCGCGTCTCGCTCAACCTCAACGTGCTGGACAAGGATCGCACGCCGCGCGTGATGTCCCTCAAGCAGGCGCTCGCCGCGTGGGTGGATCACCAGTTCGAGGTGCTGGTCCGCCGCTCCCAGCACCGTCTCGCCAAGATCGCCGACCGGATCGAGCTGCTCGACGGCTATCTGATCACCTATCTCAATCTCGATCGCGTGATCGCCATCATCCGTGAGGAGGACGAGCCCAAGCCCGTGCTGATGGCCGAATTCGAGCTTTCGGACCGCCAGGCCGAGGCGATCCTCAACATGCGGCTGCGTTCGTTGCGCAAGCTGGAGGAGATGGAGCTGCGCAAGGAGCGCGATGCGCTCGACCGCGAGGCGAAGGGGCTGGAGCAACTCGTCGAAAGCCCGGCGCGGCAGCGTACGCGGCTGAAGCAGGATTTCGCCAAGCTGCGCGAGGCCTATGGCCCGGAGACCGCGATCGGTCGTCGCCGCACGACGATCGAGGAACAGGGGCCCGCGCGCGAAATCCCGCTGGAGGCGATGATCGAGCGCGAGCCGATCACGGTGATCCTGTCCCAGCGCGGCTGGATCCGCGCCATGTCCGGCCACCGCGATCTCGCCGCCGCCGATACGCTGAAGTTCAAGGAAGGCGATGGCCCGGCTTATGCGTTCCACGCGCAGACGACCGACAAATTGCTGCTCTTCGCGGACAATGGCCGCGTCTACACGCTAGGGGCGGACAAGCTGCCCGGCGGGCGCGGCTTCGGCGAGCCGGTGCGTCTGATGATCGATCTGGAGGGCGACGTCGGCACCACCGCGCTGCTCGTCGCGCGGCCGGCCGACAAGCTCCTGCTCGCCGCCAGCGACGGCAAGGGCTTCGTCGCGCAGATGGCGGAGATCGTGGCGGAAACGCGCAAGGGCCGTCAGGTCGTCAATGTGCGCGACGGCGCGAAGCTGAAGGTCGTTCATCCGATTGCCGCGACCGACGATTATGTCGCCTCCATCGGCGAGAATCGGAAGCTGGTGGTCTTTCCGCTGGCCGAACTGCCGGAGATGACGCGCGGGCAGGGCGCCAGCCTCCAGCGCTACCGCGACGGGGGGCTTTCGGATGCGATCAGTTTCCGATTCGCGGACGGGCTCAGCTGGTCGATGGGAGGCGAGACGGGACGGACGCGCACGGAGGCCGATCTGGGCCCCTGGCGGGCCGCTCGCGGGGCGGCCGGACGGATGCCGCCGACCGGATTTCCGCGAAATAATCGTTTCGGACGCATCATTCCGGATGCACACTGAGATATTGTTAATGTCTCGATCGTATCGCGATATGGATGGAAATGCGGAAGATCAGTAGCGAGATCGCCGGCGCGCTGTCCGTGGACAGCGTGACTGCCGAACTGATGGCGCCTTACGCGTCCGCATCCGTGTCCGCATTGCAGCATTATCTCGATGCCCTGCCGATCGCCGCCGGGGTGGCGGTGATGGGAGAGGCGGGGCCGCGCCTGCTGGCCAGCAACGACCATATCGTCCGGATGCGCAATCGCCTGCCGGAAGAGAATCGGGTGAACTTTGGCGAGCGTGTTTCGCGTCATCTGCTGAACGATACCGATCCCGAAACCTATTATTGGGAGGAGCCCGGCGTCGGCGGCCGGCACTTTCAGGTCCACCTGACCCCGCTGGAGCCGCATCCCGTCCTCGGGCGTCGCCTGATGATCAGCCTGATCGATTGCACGGCGGCGGTGGAGACGGAGCGCTCGCTCCGCTTCGGCATGCTGCATGACAGCCTCACCGGCCTGCCGAATCGCCTCGCTTTCTCCGAAGCGATCGAGGCGATGCTGGAGAAAGACGATGACGAGGTGGGCGGTTTCGCCGTCCTCGTGCTGGATCTCACCCGCTTCAGCCGCATCAACGAGGGTATCGGCTCGCTCGCCGGCGACGAACTGATCCTCAGCGTCGCCAGCCGTCTGCGCTCGGTCCTGCGTCCGCAGGATCTGATGGCACGGATGGCGGCGGACGAATTCGCGATCCTGGTGCCGCTCAACGAAGGGCCGGGGGACGCATTGCATGTCGCGCGCCGCCTGCAGGAATCGCTCGCTTATCCGCTCCGTCTGTCGGAGCTGGAAATCAAGATCGATTGCGCGATCGGCTGTGCGCTCTGGCATGAAAATGCGCTGGGCGCGGCCGACGTGATCCGCAACGGCCAGTTCGCCCTGAAGCGGGCCAAGCGCTCGGGCCGGATCGAAATCTATCAGCCGGGCGAGGCGGGGCGCGCGCGTCGCCGCTTCAGCCTGGAAACCGAACTGCGCCGCGCGATCGAGGCGGACAAGCTGGATCTCGCCTTTCAGCCGCTCGTCGATCTGGAAACGCGCACCGTTTCCGGCTTCGAGACGCTGGCGCGCTGGAACCATCCCGAGCGCGGCGCCATCCCGCCATCGGAATTCATCACCGTCGCGGAGGAATCGGGGCTCATCATCCCGCTCGGCCGCTGGGTGATCGATCGCGCCATCGCCACGCTGGCGGACTGGGATCGGCAGGCGGGCTATGAACTGCCCATCTATTTCAGCCTGAACGTCTCGGCGGTTCAGCTGGCGCGCGACTCGGTCGCCTCCGTCGTCGCCGATGCGCTGCACCGGCACGGGATGAAGGGCAGCCGCATCACGCTGGAGCTGACCGAAAGCTCGATCGTGGCCGATCCGGATCGTGCGGCCGATATGCTGGATGCGCTGAAGGCGCTGGCGTGCCGCGTGGCGATGGACGATTTCGGCACGGGCTATTCCAGCCTCGCTTATCTCCAGCGCCTGCCGATCGACGTGCTGAAGATCGATCGCCAGTTCGTCTCGGCCATGTTCGACGATCGGGACAGCACGGCGATCATCCGCGCCATCCTGAGCCTTGCCAACGCGCTCGGCATGACGACGATCGCGGAGGGCATCGAAACCGCGACCGCCGCGCACCTGCTGGCGGCGCTGGGCGCCTCGACCGGGCAGGGTTATTATTTCGCACGGCCCATGCCCGCCGCCGATGCCTTCGATCACCTGATCGGCAAGCGGGCGGCCTGACCTCCCCGTGCTCCTGCGAAGGCAGGAGCCCGGGGTTGCAAGCGCTACGGTGAAGCTCTGGACTCCTGCTTTGCAGGAGAGCGTCAGGGCGTCCCTCAGCCGAGCAGGCGCGCCACTTCTTCATCCGCCAGCGCCTGCGCGCGCTCCCGATCGGGGAAGCCTTCCTCGATCCAGCGCCGCTCCACCGCCGCCAGCGCCGCCGCCACCTGCGGCCCGGCCAACAGCCCCATCGCCACCAGCGCGCCGCCGCCGATCGGCAGGCGCGGGGCGTCCCAGCCCTCGATCTCCGCGAGGCCGGCCGCATCTCCGGCCAGCAGCAGCCGATCGCGCGCGCTGACCGCCCCGATTCGGTAGAGCAGGGCGCGCGCATCGCCCGCCGCCGGCCCGGTCGCCGCGATCAGGCGCTTGCGCTGCGCATTGGAGAGCTTCAGCCGCGCGCCCACCTTGTCCGCCACGGCGGCGTCCATCGGCAGCAGCGCCGCCAGCCGCCGGATCGGATCGCCCGCGCCCGCTTCCCGTGAGACGAGAGCCGCAAGCCGCGCGACTCCCTGATCCCCGATCTCGGGCAGGATGGGGGTGAAGATGCCGCGCGCGCGCATGATCGCCACCGTCGGCGCGGGATCGGCCAGAGCGAGCAGCTTGATCAATTCCTGTGCGATCCGCTCGCGCGAGAGCGCCATCAGATCGTTCGCCCGCGCGGCGCAGGCGTCGAGATCGGGCGCGGACGGGGCGCCCTGCCCGAATCGGGCGTGGAAGCGGAAGAAGCGGAGAATCCGCAGATGATCCTCCGCGATCCGGCAGAGGGCGTCGCCGATGAAACGCACCCGGCCCGCCAGAAGATCGGTCTCCCCGCCGAAATAATCGTGCACCTGCCCGTCGCGCGGATCGGCGGAGAGCGCGTTGATCGTGAAGTCGCGCCGGGCGGCATCCGCCTGCCAGTCGTCCGTGAAGGCAACCACGGCGTGGCGCCCGTCCGTCTCCACGTCGCGGCGCAGCGTCGTCACCTCCACCGGACCGGACGGCAGCACCGCCGTGACGGTGCCGTGCGCCATGCCGGTGGGCACCACCTTGAAGCCCGCCGCGCGGATCCGCTCGGCCGCGTCTTCCGGGCGGTGCGTGGTGGCGAGATCGATGTCGCTGGGATGCAAGTCCAGCAACGTATCGCGCACATAGCCGCCGATCGGGCGCACCTCGCCCGCCTCCGCGCCCAGCGCCGCCAGCAGCGCGGCCATTCCTTCCCGCGCGCGCAATTCATCCAGCGGCATCTTCATTCGAAGGTGCCCAGCCGCCTCGCGAGATTGACGATCATCCCCGCCGTTGCTCCCCAGATACGCCATTCGCCCCACATGATCTCATAATAACGATAGTGTCGTCCCTCGAACTCGCCCGTCCGCACGGCATGATTCGCGCCCTCGAGCAGGAAGGCCAGGGGCACTTCGAACAGGGCTGCGACTTCCGCTTCGTGGGGCACGAGGGGCAGGTCCGGCGGAACGACGCCGATGATGGGCACGACGTCGAAGCCGGTGCCCGTCCGATAGCGATCGGAAACCCCCACCAGTTCCACCTGTGCCGGATCGAGGCCGATTTCCTCGTCCGCCTCGCGCAGGGCGGCGGCGACCGCATCGGCATCCTCGGGATCGATTCGACCGCCGGGGAACGCCACCTGCCCGGCATGCTTGCGGAGATTGGCGTGGCGCAGCGTGAGCAGCACGCCCGGCTCCGGACGGTCCGTGACGGCCACCAGCACGGCGGCGTTGGTGAGCGTGGCATTCGGCCGGTAGCGCCCGTCCGTGCCGGGCGATCCGGCATTCGCCTCCAGTGCCGTGCGCAGCCGGTCGGCCAGCCTCATGCGGCGCCCAGCGGCAGGAAGGCGCCGTCGCTCCACAGGCCCGGCGGATCGGCCGCCTCGGCGATCGCCAGTTCGGCCAGTTCATAATAAACCGGCCGCGCGATCAGCGCCTCCAGCCCGCCACGCACATGGAGATAGGGATGGGGCCCGTCCGCAGCCTCGATCACGCGCACTCCATGCGCCTCTCCGGCCACGATCACCTCGCCGGTGTTGAGTCGAAAGGCGAGGCGGCGCGCGCGCGCCTCACCTTCGCTCTTCAGCTCCACCGCGACGAAGGGCGCATCCTCCACGTCGATCGTCAGCTTCTCGACCGGGGTGACCAGCACGAAGCTGCCGTCGGGCTCGCGGCGCAGGATCGTGGCGAACAGGCGGACCATCTCCGGCCGACGAATGGGCGATCCCTGGTGAAACCAGGTGCCGTCGCGCGCGATTCGCATCTCGCTATGCCCGCAATGCGCGGGATTCCATCGATCGATCGGGGGCAGGCGCTTCGCCTCGGCCAAAGCGGCGATCTCGGCGAGCGACAGGCTCGCCAGATCTTCGGGCGGGGGCAGGGTTTCCGGCATCGTCCGCTCAGGTAAGCGCGAGAGACGGGGCAGGGAAGGGGCGTCGGGCGGATGCCTTTAGCGACGCGGCCCCAGATGGCCCTCGGCTGGAAGCGTTTGTCCCTTCGGCACGCGCGCGAGCAGGCGCCGGCGCTCGACCGGGCCGGGTACGGTCCACTCGCGCGTCCAGTGCGCCTCGAAGCCGAAGAAGCGGCCATAATATTCGGGATCGCCGATCAGCACGAGCGGATCGCTGCCGATATAGTCGGCGGCGGCGATCATCCGCTCCATCATCGTGCGGCCGACGCCCTCGCGCTGATATTCGGGCTGCACCGCGACCGGGCCGACCAGCACCAGCGGTACCGTGCCGTCCAGCGCCGCGGGCCAGCATTGCAGCGATCCGATCAGCCGGCCCTGCCGGTCGAGCGCCGCGAAGGAGAGATCGTCGAGCGCCGTCATCCCGTCGCGGATGCGATAGGCGGTACGGCGCCGCCGATCCGCGCCGAACACGCGGTCCAGCAAGGCATCCACGTCGGCCGGCTTCGCGGCGCGCAAGGGCCCGATCGAAAGGGCGTCGAGGGTGGGGGCGTGATCCAAGGCGCGTGCGCTTAATTGAAAGCGCGCGAAACGCAACGACAGGGCGATGACAGCGGGCGGGGTGGACCGCGGACCAGGCGCCGGCCGTCCGCTCCGCTTGCCGCGCGGAGGGCGCATCGCTACCGGCGCGAGCCATGACACCCGAGTTCGGCAGTCCGCGCACAGCGATCGTCACCGGGGGCGCCCGCCGGATCGGCGCGGCCTTCGTGCGAGCGCTGGCGGCGGACGGCTGGGCTTTGCTGATCCACTGTCACGAATCGCTGGAGGAGGGCGAGGCGCTGGCGGCTGCGCTGCCGTCCGCGCGCGCCGTGCAGGCCGATCTGGCGGCGCCCGATTGCGCCGAGACGATCCTGGGCGCGCTCGATGGAATGCCGCCGCCGGGGCTGCTGGTGAACAACGCCTCGCGCTTCGATCTCGATCAGTTCAACGATTTCACGATCGAGGGCTGGGATCGCCATTTCCTGCCCAATTTGCGCGGGCCGGCCCTGCTGACGCGCGCCTTCGCGGCGCGCGTGCCGGACGGACACGGCGCCCTGATCGTGAACATGCTGGATGCCAAGCTCGCCCAGCCGAATCCCGATTTCTTCACCTATACGCTCTCGAAATATGGGCTCGCCGCGCTCACCGAGCTTTCGGCGCGCGCGCTGGCCCCCCAACGGATTCGCGTCTGCGCGATCGCGCCTGCTGTCACCCTCGTCTCCGGTCCGCAGACCCGCGACAATTTCGATGCGGTCCATACGCTCAACGCGCTGGGACGGGGTGTGACGATTGACGATCTCGTCGCGGCGCTCCGCTTCCTGGTCGCCAGCCCCAACATCACGGGGGAAACCGTACGGGTCGATGCCGGCCAGCGCTTCCTCGGGCTGCCCCGTGACGTCCAGTTTCTGAACGAAAGATCATGATGACGAACGAATCCGTCGCAGCATCGGCGCTTCCCGCGCATCTCGCCCCGAATCGCTTCCGAATCTATCTCGAAGATCTCGACATGCCGGTCGACATCGGGTTCCACGATTTCGAGGTCGGAACGCCGCAGCGCCTGCGCGTCACCGTGGAAATATGGGTCGAGGAACGTTTTTTTCCGTCGAACGATCGCGTGGCCGAGGCATGGAATTATGATCTGCTGCGCTCGGCCATTCTGAATCTCGCCGAAGGTCGTCGCTACAATCTGCAGGAGACGTTCGCGCGAGAAGTCTATGCGCTCGTCGCCGCGCGCCCGGGCGTCACGGCGATCCGCGTCACGACCTCGAAGCCGGATATCTACCCCGATTGTCAGGGCGTCGGCGTCGAGATTGCCTCCTTCTGACCACCCCGACAAGGGCCCAAGCCCTTGAGAACGGTCTGATAATCCTCCGCCGCGATCGTGGCGTCGTTCGGCTGCAGGCCGTCCACGGAGCTCTGGGGCAGAGCACGCGGCAGGCCGCAGGCGAGGCGATACCAAAGCAACGTCTCCGGCGCCGGCGGCTCGGCGCTGGCGTCCGTCAGTTCGGAGAGGGCGACCGCCCAGCGCGGCGTCTCGCCCGGGCGGCGCAGGATCGAGAGCGAGATCGGGCGATTGTCCGGCGTTTTCAGGAAGATCTGCGTCTCGCCTTCGCCGGGAAGCGAGCCCGCCACGTGGAAAGCGTGGCCGATTCCGGTGACGGCGGGCGGTGCGTCGGGCGCGATCGCCGCCTTGAGAATCGCCCGCAGGCGCGTCTCGTCGGCGGTGGTGCGCGCGATCTGCGCCTTGGGGCCGATCAGGCGAATTTCTCCCGGACGCGCGCCCGGCGCGGCGAGCAGAAGCACCTGCTGGCCCTTGAGCTTCGGTGTCTTCTTCGATGTCGGCAGATCGGCCAGATAGCGAATGATTTCCGGTAGTTCGGCACGCCCGGCGATCAGCGCGTCGGCATGCGCCTCGATGAAATAGCGTGTGCGGCCTGCAGGAACGCCTTGCGCGGCATCCCCTTTCAGGGCTGTGGCTTTCTCGATCGTCGCGGCGACCGTGAAGGGGGCGACAAGGGCCATGTCGGCCATGTCAGCATAGGCCAGATTTGTCTCAAATCCGTCATAAGGGCGTATTGACGCCGCGTTAAGCGCGGGCGCGCTCAGGCCTGCCATCAGAAGGGGGGACAAAAGGGGCAGGAAGCGGTGCTTCATCACTCTCTCTTTCCGAAGGGTTTGTGCGTCAGGATGGCGTGCTGTTTTGGATATCGTCGTTCCGGCGTTGGAGTGTGCCGGATTCAAGAGGGTTGGAGCAACCAAGTGTATGATGCCCATAAAGGGCTTGCGCGATGGCGAAACACCGCGATAGGAAGTCTTGCCGCCGCTTCAAGAGCAATTGGCAAGCGCGACGGTGGCATTCCTGGTGGCTGCATCTGCGCGCTGCGTCACATATCGAATTCAGATTGAGGAGTCTTGTTCCTTAATGGCCTACGCTGATCAAACGATGAGCACACGCAAGGCCGTCTCGATCGGTCTTGTCGTCGCGCTCCATGCGGCGCTCGGCTACGCCTTCATCACCGGCCTTGCCTATAATGTTATCAAAAAGGCCGCGCAGGATCTGAAGGTCGTGGACATCCAAGAGGCGCCTCCTCCCCCGGAGCAGAAGCCGCCGCCCCCGCCGCCCGAACAGAAGTTCGAGCCGCCGCCCATCGTCGCTCCGCCGCCGGTGGTGCAGACGCCGACGATCGCTCCGCCGATCGTGTCTGTGCCGACTCCGCCGCCGGTCGTCATTACGCCGGCTGCCCCGCCTGCTCCCCCGCCTCCGCCGGCTCCGGTCGTGTCCAAGGCTGCGGGCGCAAAGGGTGATCCGGCGCAGTGGGTTACCTCGGACGACTATCCCCCGTCGGCTCTTCGTGAAGAGCGCGAGGGCGTCACCAAGGTCACCTGGCAGATCAATGAGCAGGGCCGAATCGAGAATTGCTCGGTGGTCAGCTCCAGTGGTTCGCCCGATCTCGACGAGACGGCATGCCGCGTCCTGACGCGCCGTGGCCGTTACTCGCCTGCCCTGGACCAGAGCGGCAAGCCGATGCGGACGACCCAGAGCCGCACGATCCGCTGGCAGATTCCCAAGAACTAGGTGACAGCGGCCGGCATCCAGGCCGGCCGCCGATCCTTCCGAACCCCAGACTCAAGGATGTCACCTGTCATGGAAAAGAATTCTAACCCTTATGGCCTGATGGCCGCGCTCGAGCAGGGCGGACTCATCGCGCAGACCGTGTTCGGTATCCTCGTGATCATGTCGGCCGCTTCGTGGTACATCATGTTCACCAAGCTGCTCGAGCAGCAGAAGATCCTGAACCAGGCGAAGCGCGTCCGCACCAGCTTCTGGGGCACGCCGACGCTGAAGGACGCCGCCTCGAAGCTCGACAAGGATTCGGCCTATCGCCAGATCGTCGACGACGGCCTGCTCGCCCAGGACCAGCACACCAAACTGATCGACCCGGTCGACCAGCATGAGTGGCTCGGCAGCTCGCTCTCGCGCAGCGTCGCCGCGATCAACTCGAAGCTGGGCAACGGTCTGGCCGTTCTCGCGACGGTCGGTTCGACCTCGCCGTTCATCGGTCTGTTCGGTACGGTTATCGGTATCTACCGCGCGCTCATCAAGATCGGCGCTGCCGGTCAGGCCTCGATCGACGCCGTCGCCGGCCCGGTCGGTGAAGCTCTGATCATGACCGCGCT
This DNA window, taken from Sphingomonas sp. AP4-R1, encodes the following:
- a CDS encoding SDR family NAD(P)-dependent oxidoreductase, coding for MTPEFGSPRTAIVTGGARRIGAAFVRALAADGWALLIHCHESLEEGEALAAALPSARAVQADLAAPDCAETILGALDGMPPPGLLVNNASRFDLDQFNDFTIEGWDRHFLPNLRGPALLTRAFAARVPDGHGALIVNMLDAKLAQPNPDFFTYTLSKYGLAALTELSARALAPQRIRVCAIAPAVTLVSGPQTRDNFDAVHTLNALGRGVTIDDLVAALRFLVASPNITGETVRVDAGQRFLGLPRDVQFLNERS
- a CDS encoding MotA/TolQ/ExbB proton channel family protein — its product is MAALEQGGLIAQTVFGILVIMSAASWYIMFTKLLEQQKILNQAKRVRTSFWGTPTLKDAASKLDKDSAYRQIVDDGLLAQDQHTKLIDPVDQHEWLGSSLSRSVAAINSKLGNGLAVLATVGSTSPFIGLFGTVIGIYRALIKIGAAGQASIDAVAGPVGEALIMTALGLAVAVPAVLGYNWLIRRNKVVAEQIGAFSVDLHGYMVSNGAVRPAIAGAKVAPAPAAKTAIPPKA
- a CDS encoding CoA pyrophosphatase, whose amino-acid sequence is MRLADRLRTALEANAGSPGTDGRYRPNATLTNAAVLVAVTDRPEPGVLLTLRHANLRKHAGQVAFPGGRIDPEDADAVAAALREADEEIGLDPAQVELVGVSDRYRTGTGFDVVPIIGVVPPDLPLVPHEAEVAALFEVPLAFLLEGANHAVRTGEFEGRHYRYYEIMWGEWRIWGATAGMIVNLARRLGTFE
- a CDS encoding DUF1285 domain-containing protein; amino-acid sequence: MPETLPPPEDLASLSLAEIAALAEAKRLPPIDRWNPAHCGHSEMRIARDGTWFHQGSPIRRPEMVRLFATILRREPDGSFVLVTPVEKLTIDVEDAPFVAVELKSEGEARARRLAFRLNTGEVIVAGEAHGVRVIEAADGPHPYLHVRGGLEALIARPVYYELAELAIAEAADPPGLWSDGAFLPLGAA
- a CDS encoding dihydroneopterin aldolase produces the protein MMTNESVAASALPAHLAPNRFRIYLEDLDMPVDIGFHDFEVGTPQRLRVTVEIWVEERFFPSNDRVAEAWNYDLLRSAILNLAEGRRYNLQETFAREVYALVAARPGVTAIRVTTSKPDIYPDCQGVGVEIASF
- a CDS encoding GNAT family N-acetyltransferase yields the protein MDHAPTLDALSIGPLRAAKPADVDALLDRVFGADRRRRTAYRIRDGMTALDDLSFAALDRQGRLIGSLQCWPAALDGTVPLVLVGPVAVQPEYQREGVGRTMMERMIAAADYIGSDPLVLIGDPEYYGRFFGFEAHWTREWTVPGPVERRRLLARVPKGQTLPAEGHLGPRR
- a CDS encoding CCA tRNA nucleotidyltransferase, with the protein product MKMPLDELRAREGMAALLAALGAEAGEVRPIGGYVRDTLLDLHPSDIDLATTHRPEDAAERIRAAGFKVVPTGMAHGTVTAVLPSGPVEVTTLRRDVETDGRHAVVAFTDDWQADAARRDFTINALSADPRDGQVHDYFGGETDLLAGRVRFIGDALCRIAEDHLRILRFFRFHARFGQGAPSAPDLDACAARANDLMALSRERIAQELIKLLALADPAPTVAIMRARGIFTPILPEIGDQGVARLAALVSREAGAGDPIRRLAALLPMDAAVADKVGARLKLSNAQRKRLIAATGPAAGDARALLYRIGAVSARDRLLLAGDAAGLAEIEGWDAPRLPIGGGALVAMGLLAGPQVAAALAAVERRWIEEGFPDRERAQALADEEVARLLG
- a CDS encoding energy transducer TonB, coding for MAYADQTMSTRKAVSIGLVVALHAALGYAFITGLAYNVIKKAAQDLKVVDIQEAPPPPEQKPPPPPPEQKFEPPPIVAPPPVVQTPTIAPPIVSVPTPPPVVITPAAPPAPPPPPAPVVSKAAGAKGDPAQWVTSDDYPPSALREEREGVTKVTWQINEQGRIENCSVVSSSGSPDLDETACRVLTRRGRYSPALDQSGKPMRTTQSRTIRWQIPKN